One Oncorhynchus masou masou isolate Uvic2021 chromosome 27, UVic_Omas_1.1, whole genome shotgun sequence genomic window carries:
- the LOC135516516 gene encoding RING finger protein 150-like, with translation MTMSLIQACRSLVLSTWLLSFCFVHFFCLDFTVAEREEWYTAFINITYIDPITSMIRTEKTECGRYGEHSLKRDAKGVVILPSLSQDWQACDPGTLFPVPVQGSAWIALIASGNCTYKEKIRHAANQNASAIVIFNVGSSNANDTITMSYSGMGDVVAVMIPEPKGREVAALLERNVTVTMHITIGTRNLQKYVSRTSVVFVSISFIILMIISLAWLVFYYIQRFRYANARDRNLRRLGDAAKKAISKLQVRTIRKGDGETESDFDNCAVCIEGYKPNDVVRILPCRHLFHKNCVDPWLLDHRTCPMCKMNILKALGIALNADCLDDVPLDYEMMSVGGGGGGVEVLGLEAVVSGGSSDGTISEGGSVVLDPGVRRVGLPQDYHDPDPLRDSPITATTDTHTGEFQPMTSSASVASLVIAVEMGLSDEELSLEPPTPTGDNQS, from the exons ATGACCATGTCGCTGATCCAGGCCTGCCGCAGTTTGGTCTTATCTACATGGCTTTTATCGTTTTGTTTCGTCCACTTCTTCTGTTTAGATTTCACCGTGGCCGAGAGAGAGGAGTGGTACACCGCTTTCATCAATATCACCTACATAGATCCGATCACCTCTATGATCCGGACGGAGAAGACTGAATGCGGTCGATATGGGGAACATTCACTGAAACGCGACGCCAAAGGAGTCGTGATACTTCCATCTCTTTCCCAGGACTGGCAAGCCTGTGATCCGGGTACCTTGTTCCCGGTTCCGGTCCAAGGCAGTGCATGGATAGCCCTGATAGCCAGTGGAAACTGCACCTATAAGGAAAAGATTCGACATGCAGCGAACCAAAACGCCTCGGCCATTGTCATATTCAACGTTGGATCCAGCAACGCCAATGATACAATCACCATGTCATATTCAG GTATGGGTGATGTGGTCGCCGTCATGATCCCAGAACCGAAAGGTCGCGAGGTCGCCGCTCTGCTGGAGCGGAACGTCACGGTAACCATGCACATCACCATAGGAACGCGTAACCTCCAGAAGTACGTGAGCAGGACGTCGGTGGTGTTCGTCTCCATCTCCTTCATCATCCTGATGATCATCTCTCTGGCCTGGCTGGTCTTCTACTATATACAGAGGTTCCGATACGCCAACGCACGAGACCGTAACCTG aggCGTCTGGGAGATGCAGCTAAGAAGGCCATCAGTAAGCTGCAGGTCAGGACCATCaggaagggagatggggagacGGAGTCAGACTTTGATAACTGTGCCGTGTGTATCGAGGGTTACAAGCCAAACGACGTGGTCAGGATCCTACCCTGCAG ACACCTGTTCCATAAGAACTGCGTGGACCCCTGGCTGCTGGACCACAGGACCTGTCCCATGTGCAAGATGAACATCCTCAAAGCCCTGGGCATCGCT TTAAATGCAGACTGTTTGGATGACGTGCCATTGGACTATGAGATGATgagtgtgggtggtggtggtgggggggtcgAGGTTCTGGGCCTAGAGGCTGTGGTGTCGGGAGGGTCCAGTGACGGGACCATCAGTGAGGGGGGGTCGGTGGTTCTAGACCCGGGGGTGCGGAGGGTGGGGCTCCCCCAAGACTACCACGACCCAGACCCTCTGAGGGATAGTcccattactgctactactgatacCCACACAG gtgagtTCCAGCCCATGACCAGCAGTGCGTCTGTGGCATCCCTGGTGATCGCCGTGGAAATGGGGCTGTCTGACGAGGAACTGTCACTAGAACCACCAACCCCTACTGGGGACAACCAGTCCTGA